From the Candidatus Caldatribacterium sp. genome, the window CACGACGAACACCAAACTCAAGGTCTACGATGAAGAAGGGAACGGGCTCTCGGAAAAGAGCTTTTCCACACCCCCTTTTTCCGACTCCCACGGTCCGTACTACGACGCAGGAGAACTCCTCACCACTCTCTGTGAAGCCATTTCCGGTTTTCCAGAACGCATCCGAAAGGGGATTGCCGCCCTCAGCGTTTCAAGCTTTGCCGAGGTCATGGTAGGGCTTGACGAAAAGGGGGACCCCATCACCCGGTGTATTCCCTGGTACGATGAGCGGACCAAAGAGGAAGCCGAGAGCGTTCCTCTTGACCCTGCCTTCGTGTACGAAACCACAGGTCTTTCCCCCCACCACAAGTACTCCCTCTACAAGCTCCTCTGGCACCGCCGCCATGAACCAGAAATCTTCCACAAGGTGCGCTTCTTCACTTCAATGTCAGGGTTTGTCCTCTTTGCCCTGAGCGGGGTTTTATCCTTCGACTACTCCCTCGCCTCCCGGACCATGCTCTTTGACCAGCGCAATCGCACCTGGTCCCCGAAGCTCCTCGAGGTAGCGGGGGTAGAAGAAGGGCAACTTGCTCCCCTTATGCCTTCTGGAATTCCCCTGGGGCGGATAAGAGAAAAGGCTGCCCAATCCTGTGGTCTCTCTCCGGATGTCCTTGTGGTCACCGGGGGACACGACCATCCCTGCGCTGCCCTGGCAAGCGGTGTTTTCCAGAGAGGATGGGGACTCATCTCCACCGGAACAACCGAGTCCCTCATGGTTCCCTTAGAGAGTGTCCCCTCTTTCCCAGACACAAGAGCCGGGAAACCCTTCTCCTTTGGGCACCACGTTGTCTTCCCCCTCTACTACGCCATGGGGGGCATCTACAGCGGGGGTTACGCCGTCGACTGGGTGCTCCGAATCCTTGGGGAGTCGTACGATCGCTTCGATGACCTCTCCCTTTTCCCTGACCGGAACACCCCCTTCTTCTTCCCATACCTTCTCGGTGGGGAGTACGAAGAAGCCAAAGGAGCCCTTCTGAACCTTTCGGGGGAAACGAAACGAGAAGATTTCCTTCAAGCGGTGCTCTTGGGTCTCTGCGCCGAGTACCGGACAATCTGGGAACGAATGGAAAGAGAGCTCTCCTACAACGTAACCCAAGCGGTGAACGTCGGTGGGGGTGTCAAAAATCGGGCCTGGATGCGCCTCAAGGCGACGTTCCTCAAGCGTTCTATCATCGTCCCAAAGGAAAAAGAGGGGAGTTGCCAGGGCGCAGCCCTCCTTGCCGGCATCGGGAGCGGAGTGTACAAAAGCCCCGAGGAAGCCTTTACCCGGACATTCCGGGTGGAATCGACCTTCGAACCGGTGCGGGAACTTGAGAAAGAGGTCGAACGCTGGTTCAACATCTTTCAGGACCTTCGGGAGGTTCTCAGGAAAGCCAATGTGCGCATTGCCCAAGGAAGGGAAAAATAGGGTTGGGGTCATCGGCATCATCGTCACCGACCGGGAGAAGCAGGCTGAACGGGTGAACGAAATCCTGGGAGAATTCGGAGACATCATCATTGGCCGCATGGGCATTCCCTACCGGGAACGGAATATCTCCGTTATCGCCCTCATTGTCGATGGTGACACCGACACCCTTGGAGCCCTGACCGGACGCTTAGGGAAAATCCCCGGAGTCCGGGTGAAATCGGCCCTTGTGTCGACTGAATGACGTGGTTGAGAGAGAACGTATCCACGAGATTCCTGCCGGACCAATCCGACAAAACGGTACTTTCGTCCTCTACTGGATGCAGGCATCGCAGCGAGCCGAGTGGAACCACGCCTTAGAGTATGCGATTTTTTGGGCCAACGAGCTTAAGAAACCCCTCCTTGCCTTTTTCGGACTCACCGAATCTTTCCCCGAGGCAAATTCACGTCATTTCCGTTTCCTCCTTGAAGGACTCAGGGAAACCGAGGCAAAGCTCTCCAGACGAGGAATCCAAATGATAGCCATTCATGGTGACCCTTGCGAAGGAGTCCTTCGTTTCTCCAAGGAAGCAGCCCTTGTGGTGACCGACTATGGGTACCTGCGAATCCAAAGAGAATGGCGGCAAAAGGTGGCGGAAGTTCTCCCCTGCGCTCTTGTGGCAGTCGAAAGCGACGTCATCGTTCCCGTTTCCCTTGCCCTCCCTCGCGAGGCCTATAGCGCCCGAATTCTCCGACCTGCACTCCGAAAGCGCCTTTCTCGTTTTCTCACCCCTCTCCAGGAAAACCCTCTCCACTTTCCATCTCTTTCTCTCCCCAAGCCCTTCGACGCCTTAGACCTCTCCCAGCCTGAACACATCCTGTCTTCTCTTCGTACCGAATCCATTCCCCCGGTGCGCTTCAAGCAAGGTGGTACCGAAAGGGCAAAAGAGAGGCTCAGGGAATTCATAGAAGGAAAACTCTCTACTTATGCCTTTTCCCGAAACGACCCGGGAGTGGACGGGCTCTCGGGCATGAGCCCTTACCTCCACTTTGGGCAGATTTCTCCCCTCTTCATTGCCCTTGAGGTCTTGAGAGCCGAGGTCCCCGAAACCCACAAGGAAACTTACCTTGAGGAACTCATCGTTCGACGGGAGCTCTCGATGAACTTCACCTTCTACAACTCCCAGTACGATTCCTTTGC encodes:
- a CDS encoding CopG family transcriptional regulator, translating into MCALPKEGKNRVGVIGIIVTDREKQAERVNEILGEFGDIIIGRMGIPYRERNISVIALIVDGDTDTLGALTGRLGKIPGVRVKSALVSTE
- a CDS encoding deoxyribodipyrimidine photo-lyase, which codes for MQASQRAEWNHALEYAIFWANELKKPLLAFFGLTESFPEANSRHFRFLLEGLRETEAKLSRRGIQMIAIHGDPCEGVLRFSKEAALVVTDYGYLRIQREWRQKVAEVLPCALVAVESDVIVPVSLALPREAYSARILRPALRKRLSRFLTPLQENPLHFPSLSLPKPFDALDLSQPEHILSSLRTESIPPVRFKQGGTERAKERLREFIEGKLSTYAFSRNDPGVDGLSGMSPYLHFGQISPLFIALEVLRAEVPETHKETYLEELIVRRELSMNFTFYNSQYDSFAALPRWAQETLRKHRNDPRPYTYTLEELENARTHDPLWNAAQKELLLSGTIHGYVRMYWGKKILEWSKDPEEAFVAACYLNNKYALDGRDPNSFAGIAWCFGKHDRPFRERPVYGKVRPMTRGAPSSASKKAYIERVEKLANLLGGEKSALP
- a CDS encoding FGGY-family carbohydrate kinase; this translates as MPLLLGIDIGTTNTKLKVYDEEGNGLSEKSFSTPPFSDSHGPYYDAGELLTTLCEAISGFPERIRKGIAALSVSSFAEVMVGLDEKGDPITRCIPWYDERTKEEAESVPLDPAFVYETTGLSPHHKYSLYKLLWHRRHEPEIFHKVRFFTSMSGFVLFALSGVLSFDYSLASRTMLFDQRNRTWSPKLLEVAGVEEGQLAPLMPSGIPLGRIREKAAQSCGLSPDVLVVTGGHDHPCAALASGVFQRGWGLISTGTTESLMVPLESVPSFPDTRAGKPFSFGHHVVFPLYYAMGGIYSGGYAVDWVLRILGESYDRFDDLSLFPDRNTPFFFPYLLGGEYEEAKGALLNLSGETKREDFLQAVLLGLCAEYRTIWERMERELSYNVTQAVNVGGGVKNRAWMRLKATFLKRSIIVPKEKEGSCQGAALLAGIGSGVYKSPEEAFTRTFRVESTFEPVRELEKEVERWFNIFQDLREVLRKANVRIAQGREK